Proteins from a single region of Arctopsyche grandis isolate Sample6627 chromosome 1, ASM5162203v2, whole genome shotgun sequence:
- the LOC143922321 gene encoding kelch-like protein 7, translating to MITLKTNPKFANTRIEHLYDCMKSQKHADVVFAVRNRSIFAHMVVLSGCSAFFENNLNQLSDIFSSFDDEVIDAVLKYCYIGEILIDETRLNKFMELANTLLIKNVTIEEKAPQYQTVDLSNCLEVLRLSYNPTAKKIAMDLTLENFLTLCKTSEFLRLPASTLAEILKSDNLNVSSEEDVFKSVKLWTDYDITNRKYKLLELLSSVRLTLLSIMFLTTEVMVYCYSSPECMINVNQAMQTVLINRQNSLQKDNYRKRSAKLAIVSSWSKSGVENTIDIYDKINNNWALSKDLGLNRWNYETVVVDDCILIIGGHNDAGPVNAVQYIDLKDGRKYGLNPLNLSRNLFAAAKLSQDSSTDVYAIGGAESWLKPMNTVERWNSKRRNWETNVAPLPVAVHSQAASVINGNIYVTGGYKLSEGKLKSIREVQKYSPQTNSWSYLTPMIENRRAHKSADINGKLYVVGGAKDITLSHIASVESYDLDADLWTLLCNLPSPRWGTVVRLFDNKLLFIGGHDEKTYLSDVLEYDVLNKKWCTLKSLSAARGGGDSILIPYNSVI from the exons cattttcGCGCACATGGTCGTTTTGTCGGGTTGTAGTGCTTTTTTTGAAAACAATCTGAATCAATTGAGTGACATTTTTTCAAGCTTCGATGATGAGGTCATCGATGCCGTTTTGAAATACTGTTATATTGGAGAAATTC TTATCGATGAGACTCGCCTCAACAAGTTCATGGAGTTAGCTAATACACTTCTCATAAAAAATGTAACCATCGAAGAAAAAGCCCCTCAATATCAAACGGTTGATTTGTCAAATTGTTTGGAAGTTTTAAGGCTGTCGTATAATCCAACAGCGAAAAAAATCGCAATGGATCTAACTCTTGAGAACTTTCTGACT TTGTGTAAAACCTCAGAATTTCTACGCCTGCCAGCTTCGACTCTGGCAGAAATTCTCAAATCAGATAATTTAAACGTATCTTCAGAAGAAGATGTGTTCAAATCTGTGAAATTGTGGACAGATTACGACATCACCAACCGAAAATATAAACTGCTGGAGTTGTTAAGCTCCGTGAGATTAACTTTGCTTTCAATAATG TTTCTCACTACAGAAGTAATGGTTTATTGTTATTCGTCTCCGGAATGTATGATTAATGTTAACCAAGCAATGCAAACCGTCTTAATAAATCGACAAAACTCTCTACAAAAAGATAACTATCGAAAAAGATCGGCCAAATTAGCAATAGTCAGCTCCTGGAGTAAATCAGGA GTTGAAAACACCATTGATATctatgataaaataaacaacaattgGGCTTTATCTAAAGATTTGGGACTCAATAGATGGAATTATGAGACAGTTGTCGTCGATGactgtattttaataattggaGGCCATAATGATGCCGGACCAGTGAATGCT GTGCAATATATCGATTTAAAAGACGGTCGAAAATATGGATTGAATCCGTTAAATTTATCTCGAAACCTTTTTGCTGCAGCTAAGTTGAGTCAAGATTCATCAACTGACGTTTACGCTATCGGTGGTGCTGAATCTTGGTTAAAGCCTATGAACACAGTAGAAag atggaACAGTAAGAGGCGAAACTGGGAAACCAACGTAGCTCCGTTGCCTGTGGCGGTACATTCGCAAGCTGCATCTGTCATAAATGGAAACATTTACGTGACAGGTGGTTATAAACTTTCAGAgggaaaattaaaatcaatcagAGAAGTACAAAAGTACTCACCACAAACCAATTCATGGTCTTATCTCACACCGATGATCGAAAACAGACGGGCACATAAG AGTGCTGATATAAATGGAAAATTATATGTAGTTGGTGGTGCGAAGGATATTACCTTATCTCATATTGCAAGTGTCGAATCTTACGATCTCGATGCTGATTTGTGGACCTTGTTGTGCAATCTGCCAAGTCCTAGATGGGGCACTGTTGTCCGATTGTTTGACAATAAATTGCTTTTTATAG GCGGACATGACGAAAAAACCTATTTAAGCGATGTTCTGGAATAcgatgttttaaataaaaaatggtgcACGTTAAAAAGCTTAAGTGCAGCAAGAGGTGGAGGCGATTCAATTTTAATACCGTATAATTCggttatttaa